The Paracoccus liaowanqingii genome window below encodes:
- a CDS encoding EcsC family protein, whose translation MTLPLDPKAALTVELDRLAARQLASRGALMRGVEAVGRLTEGAATTLLGMSPIQLEKVLESAFRQLYDLSGRSDGIGIVRQAPLIANRAAAVASGAAGGWFGLAGIVPDLVASTTVIFNSIQKVARQHGFDTTDPMVRLECLAVFQFGEPGEAGNAAAKSFLANRLLTNGQTVSALISRFATQFATRLTTKLGAQAVPVIGAVTGAAINYAFVDYYEGVAQIHFRLLRLAQDHPDLDIDAEYAAALTRARSAPRGLGARMRRVAQKGTSSPPPAG comes from the coding sequence ATGACATTGCCGCTGGACCCCAAAGCCGCCCTGACCGTCGAGCTTGACCGCCTTGCCGCCCGCCAGCTGGCCAGCCGCGGCGCGCTGATGCGCGGGGTCGAGGCCGTGGGCCGCCTGACCGAGGGCGCCGCCACCACCCTTCTGGGCATGTCCCCCATCCAGCTGGAGAAGGTCCTGGAAAGCGCCTTCAGGCAGCTCTACGACCTGTCGGGGCGCAGCGACGGCATCGGCATCGTGCGGCAGGCGCCGCTGATCGCCAACCGCGCGGCGGCGGTGGCCAGCGGGGCGGCGGGGGGCTGGTTCGGGCTGGCGGGGATCGTGCCCGACCTGGTCGCCTCGACGACCGTGATCTTCAACTCGATCCAGAAGGTCGCCCGCCAGCACGGCTTCGACACGACCGACCCGATGGTGCGGCTGGAATGTCTGGCGGTGTTCCAGTTCGGCGAACCCGGCGAGGCGGGCAATGCGGCCGCCAAATCCTTCCTCGCCAACCGCCTGCTGACCAATGGCCAGACGGTCTCGGCGCTGATCTCGCGCTTCGCCACCCAGTTCGCGACCCGGCTGACGACCAAGCTGGGCGCGCAGGCCGTGCCGGTCATCGGGGCGGTGACCGGGGCCGCGATCAACTATGCCTTCGTCGACTACTACGAGGGCGTGGCGCAGATCCATTTCCGCCTGCTGCGGCTGGCGCAGGACCATCCCGACCTGGACATCGACGCGGAATATGCGGCGGCCCTGACCCGCGCCCGCAGCGCGCCCCGGGGCCTTGGCGCCCGGATGCGCCGCGTCGCTCAGAAGGGGACGTCGTCGCCCCCGCCCGCCGGCTGA
- a CDS encoding DUF1523 family protein has protein sequence MYYLRVVIGVLFGVLIFALLDYTLPSKNTVRISNTYNRLTAIPPSATIFWASDSTGTVENAQGQRDVRFIDAVRPGGSVFVYRNEDTGWVWPPYFKYDSANLQAEATNLQSGTASPIWVSVTAYGWRLPWMSTYPNAVSINTVAGPDDRPLNWAAMVICAVLLALLTLVWRMWGQFRQRGMPRRGGRA, from the coding sequence ATGTATTATCTGCGCGTCGTCATCGGGGTCCTGTTCGGCGTCCTGATCTTTGCCCTGCTGGACTACACGCTGCCCTCGAAGAACACGGTCAGGATCTCCAACACCTACAACCGGCTGACGGCGATCCCGCCCTCGGCCACGATCTTCTGGGCCTCGGACAGCACCGGCACGGTCGAGAACGCCCAGGGGCAGCGCGACGTGCGGTTCATCGATGCGGTGCGTCCGGGCGGCAGCGTCTTCGTCTATCGCAACGAGGATACGGGCTGGGTCTGGCCGCCCTATTTCAAGTATGACAGCGCCAACCTGCAGGCCGAGGCGACCAACCTGCAATCGGGCACCGCCAGCCCGATCTGGGTCAGCGTGACTGCCTATGGCTGGCGCCTGCCGTGGATGTCGACCTATCCCAACGCCGTGTCCATCAATACCGTCGCGGGGCCGGACGACCGGCCGCTGAACTGGGCGGCCATGGTCATCTGCGCCGTCCTGCTGGCACTGCTGACCTTGGTCTGGCGCATGTGGGGGCAGTTCCGCCAGCGCGGGATGCCGCGCCGGGGGGGCCGCGCATGA
- the folE2 gene encoding GTP cyclohydrolase FolE2, with product MGPVRAGGPMTEIRPLTPAYPALARDYDAGFRVDAAYKDSLPDLQNGPASLIVGARAAIQHVGISNFRLPIRYLTREGGDITLETSVTGTVSLEADRKGINMSRIMRSFYVHSDTQFSLSVLEAALDDYKTDLDALDARIQMRFSYPMRVESLRSGLSGWQYYDIALEVIETAGTRLRVMHLDYVYSSTCPCSLELSEHARETRGRLATPHSQRSVARISLVMEGPDRLWFEDAIELCRRAVPTETQVMVKREDEQAFAELNAAHPIFVEDAVRAFAAELIADPRVGDFRVVASHRESLHSHDAVSLLTGGATFAQASLDPGTFAGLTV from the coding sequence ATGGGCCCTGTTCGTGCCGGAGGCCCCATGACCGAGATCCGCCCCCTGACCCCCGCCTATCCGGCGCTCGCCCGCGATTACGACGCGGGCTTTCGCGTCGATGCCGCCTACAAGGACAGCCTGCCGGACCTGCAGAACGGTCCGGCCAGCCTGATCGTGGGTGCGCGCGCGGCGATCCAGCATGTCGGCATCTCGAATTTCCGGCTGCCGATCCGCTATCTGACCCGCGAGGGGGGCGACATCACGCTGGAGACCAGCGTGACCGGCACCGTCAGCCTGGAGGCCGACCGCAAGGGCATCAACATGTCCCGGATCATGCGGTCCTTTTATGTCCATTCCGACACGCAGTTCAGCCTGTCGGTGCTGGAGGCGGCGCTGGACGACTACAAGACCGACCTGGACGCGCTGGATGCGCGCATCCAGATGCGCTTTTCCTATCCGATGCGGGTGGAGAGCCTGCGGTCCGGCCTGTCGGGCTGGCAGTATTACGACATCGCGCTGGAGGTGATCGAGACGGCGGGCACGCGGCTGCGGGTCATGCATCTGGATTACGTCTATTCCTCGACCTGCCCCTGTTCGCTGGAGCTGTCCGAACATGCGCGCGAGACCCGGGGCCGGCTGGCCACGCCGCATTCGCAGCGGTCCGTCGCGCGGATCTCTCTGGTGATGGAGGGGCCGGACCGGCTGTGGTTCGAGGACGCGATCGAACTGTGCCGCCGCGCGGTGCCGACCGAGACGCAGGTCATGGTCAAGCGCGAGGACGAGCAGGCCTTTGCCGAGCTGAACGCCGCCCATCCGATCTTCGTGGAAGACGCCGTGCGGGCCTTTGCCGCCGAGCTGATCGCCGATCCGCGCGTGGGCGATTTCCGGGTCGTGGCCTCGCACCGGGAATCGCTGCACTCGCATGACGCGGTCAGCCTCCTGACGGGGGGGGCCACCTTCGCGCAGGCCTCGCTGGATCCGGGCACCTTCGCCGGGCTGACGGTCTAA
- a CDS encoding sensor histidine kinase: protein MVNPWWLRAIIGLIFLAALGTIWTTNAWLTDRFSENTRVRSELRLALYSGNLMSELQRNSVVPLLLARDPALIGALNGNDFSTTSARLMAAQKEIGAASIRLLDASGRVVGATDRYQIGTNSVAAPQYVEALRSRDTVFTVSELASGVHEFAYSRAVVSEGRTLGVIVVGADLTRLERSWSGISDAVAVTDSEGVIILSTEPRWRGLTMPEALAVRDAPSAIRRAFQVTADWTSSPADAYVQGRAVMQSEARVPFRGWRMISFTAYSSVRERVNAILALQIMGFAILLAGAFWVLSRRARIQSQAYMRESADLRALNARLTREIAERERVQKELRVAEQTMQQSSKLAALGEMSAGVSHELNQPLAAMKTYLAGARLLLQRGRPEEALSSFQRIDDLIDRMGAITRQLKSYARKGGEAVEPVDLRAAVSSALTMMEPQLRTRPIRVVRSVPRERVMVMADRIRLEQVLINLLRNAVDAVKDRREGTIEISVEAGAHAYVSVRDNGPGVSDLEKLFEPFWTTKKPGEGTGLGLAISSTIMADFGGRLTAHNETTGGAVFRVELPLHVPGQPRQALAAE, encoded by the coding sequence CTGGTCAATCCCTGGTGGCTACGCGCGATCATCGGGCTGATCTTCCTGGCGGCGCTGGGCACCATCTGGACCACCAACGCCTGGCTGACCGACCGCTTCTCCGAGAACACCCGCGTCCGGTCCGAGTTGCGGCTGGCGCTCTACAGCGGCAACCTGATGTCCGAGCTGCAGCGCAACTCGGTCGTGCCCCTGCTGCTGGCGCGCGATCCTGCGCTGATCGGAGCGCTGAACGGCAACGACTTCTCGACCACCTCGGCCCGGCTGATGGCCGCGCAGAAGGAGATCGGCGCGGCCTCGATCCGGCTCCTGGATGCCTCGGGGCGGGTCGTGGGGGCGACCGACCGCTATCAGATCGGCACCAACAGCGTCGCCGCCCCGCAATATGTCGAGGCGCTGCGGTCGCGCGACACGGTCTTCACCGTGTCGGAACTGGCCTCGGGCGTCCATGAATTCGCCTATTCCCGCGCCGTCGTGTCCGAGGGGCGGACGCTTGGCGTGATCGTCGTGGGCGCCGACCTGACGCGGTTGGAACGGTCCTGGTCGGGCATCTCGGACGCGGTGGCGGTCACCGACAGCGAGGGGGTCATCATCCTGTCGACCGAGCCGCGCTGGCGGGGCCTGACCATGCCCGAGGCGCTGGCGGTACGCGACGCGCCCTCGGCCATCCGGCGGGCCTTCCAGGTGACGGCCGACTGGACCTCCAGCCCCGCCGACGCCTATGTGCAGGGCCGCGCCGTGATGCAGTCCGAGGCGCGGGTGCCCTTCCGCGGCTGGCGGATGATCAGCTTCACCGCCTATTCCTCGGTGCGCGAGCGCGTGAACGCGATCCTGGCGCTGCAGATCATGGGGTTCGCGATCCTGCTGGCGGGCGCCTTCTGGGTGCTGTCGCGCCGCGCGCGGATCCAGTCTCAGGCCTATATGCGCGAATCGGCGGACCTGCGGGCGCTGAACGCCCGGCTGACGCGCGAGATCGCGGAACGCGAGCGCGTGCAGAAGGAACTGCGGGTGGCCGAACAGACCATGCAGCAATCCTCCAAGCTGGCCGCCCTGGGCGAGATGTCGGCGGGGGTCAGCCACGAGCTGAACCAGCCTTTGGCCGCGATGAAGACCTATCTGGCGGGCGCACGCCTGCTGCTGCAGCGCGGCCGCCCCGAGGAGGCGCTGTCCAGCTTCCAGCGCATCGACGACCTGATCGACCGGATGGGCGCGATCACGCGGCAGCTGAAATCCTATGCCCGCAAGGGCGGCGAGGCGGTCGAGCCCGTCGATCTGCGCGCCGCCGTCAGCAGCGCCCTGACCATGATGGAGCCGCAGCTGCGCACCCGCCCGATCCGCGTGGTGCGCAGTGTCCCGCGCGAGCGGGTGATGGTCATGGCCGACCGCATCCGGCTGGAGCAGGTGCTGATCAACCTGCTGCGCAACGCCGTCGACGCGGTCAAGGACCGGCGCGAGGGCACGATCGAGATCAGCGTCGAGGCCGGGGCTCACGCCTATGTGTCCGTTCGCGATAACGGACCGGGTGTCTCGGACCTGGAAAAGCTGTTTGAACCCTTCTGGACGACCAAGAAGCCCGGCGAGGGCACGGGGCTGGGGCTGGCGATCTCGTCCACGATCATGGCGGATTTCGGAGGCCGCCTGACCGCCCACAACGAAACCACGGGCGGCGCCGTCTTCCGGGTGGAACTGCCGTTGCACGTCCCCGGGCAACCCCGCCAGGCGCTGGCCGCCGAATGA
- a CDS encoding cation diffusion facilitator family transporter gives MTEQSVLRLSIAMTFAVALAGIGMGILSGSASITFDGIYSLTDAMMTTVALLVSTLITSRLSERRQALLVQRFTMGFWHLEPMVLGLSGVLLSGAAIYALVTAVGSLLAGGRDLDFGRAILYAALVLAVAVGMAIHNHRANRRIKSGFVALDVKGWTISAALTGALLVAFLFGWAIRGTPLEPLSPYVDPAVLALVCLVVIPLPVPTIRQALADILLITPPAMKAEVDRIAEATCARYGFLGHRAYVARVGRGRQIELYFIVPTGWPPMHLEEWDAIRDEIGTAIGGDIDHRWLTIAFTTDPEWAD, from the coding sequence ATGACCGAACAGAGCGTTCTGAGACTGTCCATCGCCATGACCTTCGCCGTGGCCTTGGCGGGCATCGGCATGGGCATCCTGTCCGGATCGGCCTCGATCACCTTCGACGGGATCTATTCGCTGACCGACGCGATGATGACGACGGTGGCGCTGCTGGTCTCGACCCTGATCACCTCGCGCCTGTCGGAGCGACGCCAGGCGCTGCTGGTGCAGCGCTTCACCATGGGCTTCTGGCATCTGGAGCCGATGGTGCTGGGCCTCAGCGGCGTGCTGCTGTCGGGGGCGGCGATCTATGCGCTGGTGACGGCGGTGGGCAGCCTGCTGGCCGGGGGGCGGGATCTGGATTTCGGCCGGGCGATCCTCTACGCCGCGCTGGTGCTGGCCGTGGCCGTCGGCATGGCGATCCACAACCACCGGGCCAACCGCAGGATCAAGTCGGGCTTCGTCGCGCTGGACGTGAAGGGCTGGACGATCTCGGCGGCACTGACGGGGGCGCTGCTGGTGGCCTTCCTCTTCGGTTGGGCGATCCGGGGCACCCCGCTGGAGCCGCTGTCCCCCTATGTCGACCCGGCGGTGCTGGCGCTGGTCTGTCTGGTGGTCATCCCCCTGCCCGTCCCCACGATCCGGCAGGCGCTGGCCGACATCCTCCTGATCACGCCCCCCGCCATGAAGGCCGAGGTCGACCGCATCGCCGAAGCCACCTGCGCCCGCTACGGCTTTCTGGGCCATCGCGCCTATGTCGCCCGTGTCGGCCGGGGCCGCCAGATCGAGCTGTACTTCATCGTCCCCACCGGCTGGCCGCCTATGCACCTAGAGGAATGGGATGCCATCCGCGACGAGATCGGCACCGCCATCGGCGGCGACATCGACCATCGCTGGCTGACCATCGCCTTCACCACCGATCCCGAATGGGCCGATTGA
- the metZ gene encoding O-succinylhomoserine sulfhydrylase, which produces MSVSSDKTLHPRTQAVHHGTRRSQYGEMAEAIFLTQGFVYDSAAQAEARFQGTGPDEFIYARYGNPTSRMFEDRIAALEGTEDAFATASGMAAVNGAMFAMCKPGDHVVAARALFGSCLYVLDLLVRFGVKVSYVDGTDLDQWAAAITPGTRAVFFESISNPTLEVIDIRAVADLAHAAGATVVVDNVFATPVFSKAVEQGADVVVYSATKHIDGGGRALAGVICGTKHFVREVAEPYLKHTGGAISPFHAWIMLNGLTTMDLRVRAQAEAAATLAASLQGHPRLERVIYPGLADHAQYDLAMAQMGSGGTMIAMEVAGGKEAAFAVLDRLRIIAISNNLGDAKSIAVHPATTTHSRLSDEDRATLGITRGLLRLSVGLEDVRDLTADLMAALEG; this is translated from the coding sequence ATGAGCGTTTCGTCCGACAAGACCCTTCATCCCCGCACCCAGGCCGTGCATCACGGCACCCGCCGCAGCCAGTATGGCGAGATGGCCGAGGCGATCTTCCTGACGCAGGGTTTCGTCTATGACAGCGCGGCCCAGGCCGAGGCGCGGTTCCAGGGCACCGGCCCCGACGAATTCATCTATGCCCGCTACGGCAACCCGACCAGCCGCATGTTCGAGGACCGCATCGCCGCGCTGGAGGGGACCGAGGACGCCTTCGCCACCGCCAGCGGCATGGCCGCCGTCAACGGCGCGATGTTCGCGATGTGCAAGCCCGGCGATCACGTCGTGGCGGCCCGGGCGCTGTTCGGATCCTGTCTCTATGTACTGGACCTGCTGGTGCGCTTCGGCGTCAAGGTCAGCTATGTCGACGGCACCGATCTGGACCAGTGGGCGGCTGCCATCACGCCGGGCACGCGGGCGGTGTTCTTCGAGAGCATCTCGAACCCCACGCTGGAGGTGATCGACATCCGCGCGGTGGCGGATCTGGCCCATGCGGCGGGCGCGACCGTGGTGGTGGACAACGTCTTCGCCACGCCGGTCTTCTCGAAGGCGGTCGAGCAGGGCGCCGATGTGGTCGTCTATTCCGCGACCAAGCATATCGACGGCGGCGGGCGCGCCCTGGCGGGCGTCATCTGCGGCACGAAGCATTTCGTGCGCGAGGTGGCCGAGCCCTATCTGAAGCATACCGGCGGGGCGATCAGCCCGTTCCATGCCTGGATCATGCTGAACGGTCTGACCACAATGGACCTGCGCGTGCGGGCGCAGGCCGAGGCGGCGGCCACGCTGGCCGCCAGCCTGCAGGGGCATCCGCGCCTGGAGCGGGTGATCTATCCGGGCCTGGCCGACCATGCCCAGTACGATCTGGCGATGGCGCAGATGGGCTCGGGCGGGACGATGATCGCGATGGAGGTCGCGGGCGGCAAGGAGGCGGCCTTCGCCGTGCTGGACCGGCTGCGGATCATCGCCATCTCGAACAATCTGGGCGACGCGAAATCCATCGCGGTCCATCCCGCGACCACCACCCATTCGCGCCTGTCGGACGAGGACCGGGCCACCCTGGGCATCACCCGGGGCCTGCTGCGCCTGTCGGTGGGGCTGGAGGATGTGCGCGATCTGACTGCCGACCTGATGGCCGCGCTGGAGGGCTGA
- a CDS encoding sigma-54-dependent transcriptional regulator — translation MSRKLKIAIVDDEPDMRESISQWLVLSGFETETFASAEDALKVIGADWPGVVVSDIRMPGMDGMAFLKRLMGLDSSLPVIMITGHGDVPMAVEAMRVGAMDFMEKPFNPDRMTQLAKKATQARRMTLDNRALRRDLSEGQQVMSKLIGASPVMDRLREDILDLGQADGHVLIDGETGTGKTLVAHALHAVGPRASKKFVPVSCAAYNDEALATRLFGPLEEGLPAVEEARAGTLCLEDIEALSEALQARLLAFISEQGAPAETRIIAISNARGEGRRAEDSLRPDLFYRLSALKITLPPLRARGEDILALFTRMTEQFSEEYGCEPPQVSAQEAAQLLQAPWPGNIRQLINVAERAVLQNRRGSGSIASLLMADGDDNQQATTTEGKPLKEYVESFEKMLIDNTMRRHRGSIASVMEELCLPRRTLNEKMAKYGLQRGDYL, via the coding sequence ATGTCCCGCAAGCTGAAGATCGCCATCGTGGATGACGAACCGGACATGCGCGAATCGATCAGCCAGTGGCTGGTCCTGTCGGGCTTCGAGACGGAAACCTTCGCCAGCGCCGAGGACGCGCTGAAGGTCATCGGCGCGGACTGGCCCGGCGTTGTGGTCAGCGACATCCGCATGCCGGGCATGGACGGAATGGCCTTCCTCAAGCGGCTGATGGGGCTGGACAGCAGCCTGCCCGTCATCATGATCACCGGCCATGGCGACGTGCCCATGGCGGTCGAGGCGATGCGCGTGGGCGCCATGGACTTCATGGAGAAGCCCTTCAACCCCGACCGCATGACCCAGCTGGCCAAGAAGGCCACGCAGGCCCGGCGCATGACGCTGGACAACCGCGCGCTGCGCCGCGACCTGTCCGAGGGTCAGCAGGTCATGTCCAAGCTGATCGGCGCCAGCCCCGTGATGGACCGGCTGCGCGAGGACATCCTGGATCTGGGCCAGGCCGACGGCCATGTGCTGATCGACGGCGAGACCGGCACCGGCAAGACGCTGGTGGCCCATGCGCTGCATGCCGTGGGGCCGCGCGCCTCGAAGAAGTTCGTGCCCGTGTCCTGCGCCGCCTACAACGACGAGGCCTTGGCCACGCGCCTCTTCGGCCCTCTGGAGGAGGGGCTGCCGGCGGTCGAGGAGGCGCGGGCGGGCACGCTGTGCCTCGAGGATATCGAGGCGCTGTCCGAGGCGCTGCAGGCCCGGCTGCTGGCCTTCATCAGCGAGCAGGGGGCCCCGGCCGAGACGCGGATCATCGCTATCAGCAACGCGCGGGGCGAGGGGCGCCGGGCCGAGGATTCGCTGCGTCCCGACCTGTTCTATCGCCTCTCCGCGCTCAAGATCACCCTGCCGCCGCTGCGCGCGCGCGGCGAGGACATCCTGGCGCTGTTCACCCGCATGACCGAGCAGTTTTCCGAGGAATACGGCTGCGAGCCGCCGCAGGTCAGCGCGCAGGAGGCCGCGCAGCTGCTGCAGGCTCCCTGGCCCGGCAATATCCGCCAGCTGATCAACGTGGCCGAGCGTGCCGTGCTGCAGAACCGGCGCGGGTCGGGGTCGATCGCGTCCCTGCTGATGGCGGATGGCGACGACAACCAGCAGGCCACCACGACCGAGGGCAAGCCGCTCAAGGAATATGTGGAGAGCTTCGAGAAGATGCTGATCGACAACACCATGCGCCGCCATCGGGGCAGCATCGCCAGCGTCATGGAAGAGCTGTGCCTGCCGCGCCGGACGCTGAACGAGAAGATGGCGAAATACGGGCTGCAGCGCGGCGACTATCTGTGA
- a CDS encoding ATP-dependent helicase, producing the protein MDLTDDPDRPTAVPLSQRAVAARPAPYLEGLNSAQRAAVEVLDGPVLMLAGAGTGKTRALTTRIAHLLMLGRARPGQLLAVTFTNKAAREMKTRIARLLGDTVEGMPWLGTFHSISVKILRRHAEMIGRDGLHLKPSFTILDTDDQIRLLKQLISAENIDEKRWPARQLAHLIDGWKNRCIVPGSLPRGEGEAFDGHGGKLYAAYQDRLLTLNAVDFGDLLMHCVTLFQAHPDVLRQWQERFRYILVDEYQDTNVAQYMWLRLLAQAHRNICCVGDDDQSIYGWRGAEVGNILRFEKDFPGAEVIRLEQNYRSTPQILGAASGLIAANQGRLGKTLWTDAEPGEPVRLIGHWDSEAEARWIGEEIEAFQGGHRAALGRVGLNDIAILVRASHQMRAFEDRFMTIGLPYRVIGGPRFYERQEIRDAMAYFRLVVSPDDDLAFERIVNTPKRGLGDKALQTVQAVARQNGVNLLEGARIVVEEKQLGGKGLANLRDFVGLIGRSHMAVRDGVGHVELAERVLDESGYTTMWQNDKSPDAPGRLDNLKELVKALEEFENLQGFLEHVSLVMDRDDGDQAEQVSIMTLHGAKGLEFPVVFLPGWEDGLFPNQRAMDEQGTKGLEEERRLAYVGITRAERLATITFAGNRRLYGQWQSALPSRFIDELPEEHVEVLTPPGLYGGGYGAAMAGAGSTQMSERVAKADVYNSPGWKRMQARAADRRGPVHRTPITIDAAPASRFAVGDLVTHAKFGEGKIIGISEETLTVQFGAEFKNIKAAYVQPAGGGDDVPF; encoded by the coding sequence ATGGACCTGACCGACGACCCTGATCGCCCGACCGCCGTTCCCCTGTCGCAGCGCGCCGTCGCCGCGCGGCCCGCCCCCTATCTGGAGGGGCTGAACTCCGCGCAGCGTGCCGCCGTCGAGGTGCTGGACGGGCCGGTGCTGATGCTGGCGGGCGCCGGAACCGGCAAGACGCGGGCGCTGACCACGCGGATCGCACATCTGCTGATGCTGGGCCGGGCGCGGCCGGGGCAGCTGCTGGCGGTGACCTTCACCAACAAGGCCGCGCGCGAGATGAAGACGCGGATCGCGCGTCTGCTGGGGGACACGGTCGAGGGGATGCCGTGGCTGGGCACCTTCCATTCGATCAGCGTCAAGATCCTGCGCCGCCATGCCGAGATGATCGGGCGGGACGGGCTGCATCTGAAGCCCAGCTTCACCATCCTGGACACGGACGACCAGATCCGGCTGCTGAAGCAGCTGATCTCGGCCGAGAACATCGACGAGAAGCGCTGGCCTGCGCGGCAGCTGGCGCATCTGATCGACGGCTGGAAGAACCGCTGCATCGTCCCCGGGTCCCTGCCGCGCGGCGAGGGCGAGGCTTTCGACGGGCATGGGGGCAAGCTGTACGCGGCCTATCAGGACCGGCTGCTGACGCTGAACGCGGTCGATTTCGGCGACCTGCTAATGCACTGCGTCACGTTGTTCCAGGCGCATCCCGACGTGCTGCGTCAATGGCAGGAGCGGTTCCGCTATATCCTGGTCGACGAGTATCAGGACACGAACGTGGCGCAATACATGTGGCTGCGGCTTCTGGCGCAGGCGCATCGCAACATCTGCTGCGTGGGCGATGACGACCAGTCGATCTATGGCTGGCGGGGCGCCGAGGTGGGCAACATCCTGCGCTTCGAGAAGGATTTCCCGGGCGCGGAGGTGATCCGGCTGGAGCAGAACTATCGCTCGACCCCGCAGATCCTGGGGGCGGCCTCGGGCTTGATCGCGGCCAATCAGGGGCGCCTGGGCAAGACGCTGTGGACGGATGCCGAGCCCGGAGAGCCGGTGCGCCTGATCGGGCATTGGGACAGCGAGGCCGAGGCGCGCTGGATCGGCGAGGAGATCGAGGCGTTCCAGGGCGGGCATCGCGCCGCCTTGGGCCGCGTGGGGCTGAACGACATCGCGATCCTGGTGCGGGCCAGCCACCAGATGCGGGCCTTCGAGGACCGGTTCATGACCATCGGGCTGCCCTATCGCGTGATCGGGGGCCCCCGCTTCTACGAGCGGCAGGAGATCCGCGATGCGATGGCCTATTTCCGGCTGGTCGTGTCGCCCGACGACGACCTGGCCTTCGAGCGGATCGTGAACACCCCCAAGCGGGGCCTGGGCGACAAGGCGCTGCAGACGGTCCAAGCCGTGGCGCGCCAGAACGGCGTCAACCTGCTGGAAGGCGCGCGGATCGTGGTCGAGGAGAAGCAGCTGGGCGGCAAGGGGCTGGCCAACCTGCGCGATTTCGTGGGGCTGATCGGGCGGTCGCACATGGCGGTGCGCGACGGCGTGGGCCATGTCGAGCTGGCCGAGCGGGTGCTGGATGAATCGGGCTACACGACCATGTGGCAGAACGACAAGTCACCCGACGCGCCGGGGCGGCTGGACAACCTCAAGGAGCTGGTCAAGGCGCTGGAGGAGTTCGAGAACCTGCAGGGCTTCCTGGAGCATGTGTCGCTGGTCATGGACCGCGACGATGGCGATCAGGCCGAACAGGTCAGCATCATGACCCTGCACGGTGCCAAGGGGCTGGAATTTCCGGTGGTCTTCCTGCCGGGATGGGAGGACGGGCTGTTCCCCAACCAGCGCGCCATGGACGAGCAGGGCACCAAGGGCCTGGAGGAGGAGCGGCGGCTGGCCTATGTCGGCATCACGCGCGCCGAGCGTCTGGCGACGATCACCTTCGCGGGCAACCGGCGGCTCTATGGCCAGTGGCAGAGCGCGCTGCCCTCGCGCTTCATCGACGAGCTGCCCGAGGAGCATGTCGAGGTGCTGACGCCTCCGGGGCTTTATGGCGGCGGCTACGGGGCGGCGATGGCCGGGGCGGGCAGCACGCAGATGAGCGAGCGGGTCGCCAAGGCCGATGTCTACAACTCGCCCGGCTGGAAGCGGATGCAGGCGCGGGCGGCGGACCGGCGTGGGCCGGTGCATCGCACGCCCATCACCATCGACGCGGCCCCCGCCTCGCGCTTTGCGGTGGGCGATCTGGTCACCCATGCCAAGTTCGGCGAGGGCAAGATCATCGGCATCTCGGAGGAGACCCTGACCGTCCAGTTCGGGGCCGAGTTCAAGAACATCAAGGCGGCCTATGTTCAGCCGGCGGGCGGGGGCGACGACGTCCCCTTCTGA